In one window of Pseudoalteromonas espejiana DSM 9414 DNA:
- a CDS encoding alpha-glucosidase family protein codes for MAQQQWYKGAVIYQVYPRSFQDSNNDGIGDLKGIINRIDYIKSLGVDAIWISPFFKSPMKDFGYDISDYRDIDPLFGDLNDFDELIDQAHKRDIKIIIDQVLSHTSDQHQWFLDSRESQNNDKSDWYVWADSKDDGTAPNNWLSIFGGGAWQWEPRRGQYYLHNFLTEQPDLNFHNPEVRKAVLDNVEFWLKKGVDGFRLDAINFCYHDAQLRDNPAKPKDKRQGRGFSEDNPYAFQYHYYNNTQPENIEFMQDIRSLLNKYPGTVSLGEISSEDSLATMAEYTQGGDKLHMGYSFELLTDDYSSEYIRETVQTLEQRMTEGWPCWAFSNHDVERVASRWSQNGEINSAQCKMLTALLASLRGSVCMYQGEELGLGEASVAFEDLQDPYGITFWPNFKGRDGCRTPMPWDINDSEHAGFSNAKPWLPVDNAHTQSAVSVQDKDSDSILNAYREFMAWRKQHAVLLEGDIEFIDTAEPILAFYRTLNEQTMLCVFNLAQTNQTLELTKTVTEAQDSLSHCNATLEGNTLSISGFGCYFAFVN; via the coding sequence ACAGCAGTGGTATAAAGGTGCGGTTATTTATCAGGTTTACCCGCGAAGCTTTCAAGACAGCAATAACGATGGAATTGGTGATCTTAAAGGGATAATTAATCGCATTGATTACATTAAAAGCTTAGGCGTTGACGCTATTTGGATTTCTCCCTTTTTTAAATCGCCAATGAAAGATTTTGGCTATGATATTAGCGATTATCGCGACATAGACCCGCTTTTTGGTGACTTAAACGACTTTGACGAATTAATAGACCAAGCACACAAACGCGACATTAAAATTATAATTGACCAAGTATTAAGTCACACATCAGATCAACACCAATGGTTTCTAGATAGCCGCGAAAGCCAAAATAATGATAAATCAGATTGGTACGTATGGGCTGACTCTAAAGACGATGGTACAGCGCCTAATAACTGGTTATCTATATTTGGTGGTGGTGCGTGGCAATGGGAGCCTCGTCGTGGTCAGTATTATCTACATAACTTTTTAACCGAACAGCCTGATTTAAACTTCCATAACCCAGAAGTAAGAAAAGCAGTACTTGATAATGTTGAGTTTTGGCTTAAAAAAGGGGTTGATGGATTCAGACTAGATGCAATTAACTTTTGCTACCACGATGCTCAGCTTCGTGACAACCCAGCTAAACCTAAGGATAAACGCCAAGGGCGTGGCTTTAGTGAAGATAACCCGTATGCTTTTCAGTATCACTATTATAATAACACGCAGCCAGAAAACATTGAGTTTATGCAAGACATACGCTCATTACTTAATAAGTACCCAGGCACTGTGTCGTTAGGTGAAATTTCATCAGAAGATTCATTGGCAACCATGGCAGAGTACACGCAAGGCGGTGATAAGCTACACATGGGCTACAGTTTTGAGCTACTTACTGATGACTATTCAAGTGAATACATAAGAGAAACTGTACAAACACTTGAGCAACGTATGACCGAAGGTTGGCCGTGTTGGGCATTTAGCAACCACGACGTAGAGCGCGTAGCGAGTCGTTGGAGCCAAAATGGTGAAATAAACTCTGCCCAATGTAAAATGCTTACAGCCCTACTTGCTTCATTACGAGGTAGTGTATGTATGTACCAAGGTGAAGAGCTTGGCTTAGGTGAAGCATCTGTTGCTTTTGAAGACCTACAAGACCCGTACGGCATTACTTTTTGGCCAAACTTTAAAGGCCGTGATGGCTGCAGAACGCCGATGCCATGGGATATCAATGACTCAGAACATGCAGGTTTTAGTAATGCAAAACCTTGGTTACCTGTAGATAACGCGCACACTCAAAGTGCTGTATCTGTTCAAGATAAAGATTCAGACTCAATACTTAATGCCTACCGTGAGTTTATGGCATGGCGTAAACAGCATGCAGTGTTATTAGAAGGCGACATTGAGTTTATTGATACTGCTGAGCCTATTCTCGCTTTTTACAGAACGTTAAACGAGCAAACTATGTTGTGTGTGTTTAATTTAGCTCAAACCAATCAAACATTGGAGCTAACTAAAACAGTGACTGAAGCACAGGATTCGCTATCTCATTGTAATGCCACTTTAGAGGGTAATACGTTAAGCATAAGCGGTTTTGGGTGCTATTTTGCTTTTGTAAATTAA
- a CDS encoding TIGR00645 family protein, which produces MAEQQTNVPRAPRKVHKVEQGLESFIFTGRWLLAPFFVGLLFAVILLLIKFFKQLYLMGIATFSATNQELLVGILTLVDTALLAGLLLIIIFSGYENFVSKLNIEGHEDRPSWMGKVGFSGLKMKLISAIVAISAVELLKVFINSNIHSSDELFWKVIIHITFVSSGVLFALTDYLNSKTQSH; this is translated from the coding sequence ATGGCTGAACAGCAAACTAACGTCCCTCGTGCACCTCGTAAAGTTCACAAAGTGGAGCAAGGGTTAGAATCGTTTATATTTACCGGGCGTTGGTTATTAGCGCCTTTTTTTGTGGGCTTATTGTTTGCAGTAATACTGTTACTTATAAAGTTTTTTAAACAACTTTATTTGATGGGCATCGCAACCTTTAGTGCAACAAATCAAGAATTACTCGTTGGTATACTAACACTGGTTGATACAGCCTTGTTAGCAGGTTTGCTTTTAATTATTATTTTTAGCGGCTATGAAAACTTTGTCTCAAAGCTCAATATTGAGGGCCATGAAGATAGGCCATCATGGATGGGGAAGGTTGGCTTCTCTGGTTTAAAAATGAAACTTATTAGCGCTATTGTAGCTATATCTGCGGTTGAGCTTTTAAAGGTATTTATTAATTCTAATATTCATTCAAGTGATGAGTTATTTTGGAAGGTAATTATTCATATTACTTTTGTAAGCTCAGGCGTATTATTTGCGCTCACTGATTATTTAAATAGTAAAACGCAATCACATTAA